The Stigmatopora argus isolate UIUO_Sarg chromosome 23, RoL_Sarg_1.0, whole genome shotgun sequence genome contains a region encoding:
- the phyh gene encoding phytanoyl-CoA dioxygenase, peroxisomal: protein MSQAAERLRIMIGHQDRPSAPVATPTSAEIATQQPPKLKYSLDNDLLKPEERRFYEQNGYFLVRNLISDDDVDLFRKEFERICQRKVSIPGLIVMRDVAIAKSEFVPDQKAVTKLQDFQEDPELFRYCALPQILKYVECFTGPNIMAMHTMLINKPPDAGKKTSRHPMHQDLHYFPFRPADRIVCAWTALERVNRENGCLVVLPGTHTGMLKEHDYPEWEGGVNKMYHGVRDYNPEHPRVHLEMEKGDTVFFHPLLIHGSGINQTQGFRKAISCHYASSNCYYIDVKGTTQENIEREVTEIASRKYPNATNITFQDTWAFRGRLVKGHRSRL from the exons ATGTCGCAGGCTGCAGAGCGCCTCCGGATAATGATCGGTCATCAGGATCGGCCATCGGCTCCTGTC GCAACGCCGACGTCTGCTGAAATTGCTACACAACAGCCTCCCAAATTAAA ATACTCCCTCGATAACGACTTATTGAAACCTGAAGAGCGACGCTTCTATGAACAAAACGGATACTTTCTCGTGAGGAATCTGATTTCTGATGACGACGTGGATTTATTCAG GAAGGAATTTGAGCGCATTTGCCAACGGAAAGTTAGCATTCCCGGGCTGATAGTGATGAGAGACGTCGCCATCGCCAAGTCTGAGTTCGTTCCAGATCAGAAAGCCGTCACCAAACTTCAAGACTTTCAGGAGGATCCTGAACTCTTCCGTTATTGCGCTTTACCACAG ATCTTAAAGTATGTGGAGTGTTTCACTGGCCCGAACATCATGGCGATGCACACCATGCTCATTAACAAGCCTCCCGATGCAG GAAAGAAAACATCTCGCCACCCTATGCATCAGGACCTGCATTACTTCCCATTCCGGCCGGCTGATCGCATCGTCTGTGCTTGGACGGCATTGGAGCGGGTGAATAGGGAGAACGGCTGCCTTGTGGTCTTGCCCGGAACTCACACAGGCATGCTTAAGGAACACGACTATCCAGAGTGGGAG GGCGGTGTCAACAAAATGTACCACGGCGTGCGTGACTACAACCCAGAACATCCCAGAGTACACCTAGAGATGGAAAAGGGTGACACCGTCTTCTTCCACCCATTATTGATCCATGGTTCTGGAATTAATCAGACGCAAGGATTCCGGAAG GCCATCTCCTGCCATTACGCTAGCTCAAACTGCTATTACATCGATGTAAAGGGAACTACGCAGGAAAATATTGAGAGGGAGGTGACGGAGATTGCATCCAGGAAGTACCCTAATGCTACCAATATCACCTTCCAG GACACATGGGCGTTTCGGGGCCGACTGGTCAAAGGACATAGAAGTcgactatga
- the ucmaa gene encoding upper zone of growth plate and cartilage matrix associated a isoform X2, translated as MSRSPILLLPCFITLLILALSCVGESTDDSKQAEVKESAQPVFMPGADASNFFKRRNRRSVRYYEQIAEQRVYRANAERRREHNEEQRNEYENYAEEDRTEQKERTTETYEQAREYNYDGRYPRFHWSH; from the exons ATGTCTCGGAGTCCAATTTTGCTTTTGCCTTGCTTCATCACCCTCCTCATCCTCGCAC TTTCATGTGTCGGTGAAAGTACGGACGACTCTAAACAAGCCGAAGTCAAAG AATCTGCGCAGCCGGTGTTCATGCCAGGAGCGGACGCCTCCAACTTTTTCAAACGGCGCAACCGCCGCTCCGTCAGATACTACGAGCAGATAG CGGAGCAAAGGGTGTATCGGGCAAACGCAGAGCGGCGAAGGGAACACAACGAAGAACAACGCAACGAATACGAGAACTACGCTGAAGAAGATCGCACCG AGCAAAAGGAAAGAACAACAGAGACATACGAGCAAGCGAGGGAGTACAATTACGACGGACGCTATCCTCGATTTCACTGGTCTCACTGA
- the ucmaa gene encoding upper zone of growth plate and cartilage matrix associated a isoform X1, with the protein MSRSPILLLPCFITLLILARKSILYRWLDDICIFKVGLFFCKVFVNISVLVSCVGESTDDSKQAEVKESAQPVFMPGADASNFFKRRNRRSVRYYEQIAEQRVYRANAERRREHNEEQRNEYENYAEEDRTEQKERTTETYEQAREYNYDGRYPRFHWSH; encoded by the exons ATGTCTCGGAGTCCAATTTTGCTTTTGCCTTGCTTCATCACCCTCCTCATCCTCGCACGTAAGTCCATTTTGTATCGGTGGCTAGACGACATTTGCATATTCAAAgtaggtctttttttttgcaaggtgTTTGTAAACATTTCTGTCTTAGTTTCATGTGTCGGTGAAAGTACGGACGACTCTAAACAAGCCGAAGTCAAAG AATCTGCGCAGCCGGTGTTCATGCCAGGAGCGGACGCCTCCAACTTTTTCAAACGGCGCAACCGCCGCTCCGTCAGATACTACGAGCAGATAG CGGAGCAAAGGGTGTATCGGGCAAACGCAGAGCGGCGAAGGGAACACAACGAAGAACAACGCAACGAATACGAGAACTACGCTGAAGAAGATCGCACCG AGCAAAAGGAAAGAACAACAGAGACATACGAGCAAGCGAGGGAGTACAATTACGACGGACGCTATCCTCGATTTCACTGGTCTCACTGA
- the mcm10 gene encoding protein MCM10 homolog, with protein sequence MESEDDLEILTALMRENEQEQENGLDDLFDNEAEEDYNEGGQCVDEMSELFGDIDDLKKEQQAHESPKNKASESPNRSQEQLQDELRQMQEKMRALQKQLEASQRTSSVKASASSSTLTPSPPQHTAALIPKMKSPSDCDQMTSHNQVKGESQTIQESSDFISELSNADSFKRKARTAHQIKPSTSPESRLPLVEIKMGSSFLPSQSASKAATPKRPSTTFNSIPRPTSSAEPPKLDSLPKDIAMEKYSGLRLRKPRVSSSEMDRKMAGRRLIRLSQVPERLQREKLEDNDWVTFGVLVSKATPQSNSSGKTFSVWKLNDLHNLDVFVSLLLFGDVHKEHWKTEPGTVIGLLNPNSMKQKDGYDGVSLTVDHPQKVLLMGEAQDYGRCKAMKKNGEPCSQLVNMFECEYCQYHVKAQYKMMSSKRSELQSAFSGKAPNKMKGVSLRDRICQNGFHYGGVSSAACTESLSKAKKPGQTTLDKLFVRGSARHILEAKMLAMKSGQVSNCSNEFKSLMSSPSPGALQLKKHLTQGNMAVSKGSEGSPVQSISASDLLKQQKQKHREFLMNRRRQEGGTPKSTPSSLASSPKAATVVPKTAGGPATPQTPMLGRGLAKGEDIVFFDASPSPRPVVSAAKMAALKKLKAKGMALAKEDPNAVKRKRTSSSEISARVDKNLTSPDESGEADLEPVEKRRRDELSFVQSEAFQNILNAKSIHGAAIQAAEYQIQEDYFNVLVKKEQMEEKMRGVREMKCRAVCCKKCKYTYFKAADRCVGENHPLHWHDAVKRFFKCPCGQRAIALDRLPHKHCSNCGLFKWQRDGMLKEKSGPKIGAELLKPRGEEHGRFLTSLK encoded by the exons ACGAAGGCGGGCAATGTGTGGATGAGATGTCAGAGCTCTTTGGCGATATCGATGATcttaaaaaagaacaacaagccCATGAATCTCCTAAAAACAAAGCAAGTGAGAGTCCTAACAGGTCACAAGAACAGCTACAAG ATGAGTTGCGGCAAATGCAGGAAAAAATGAGAGCTTTGCAGAAGCAACTGGAGGCCAGCCAAAGAACTTCCTCGGTGAAAGCTTCAGCGAGCTCGTCTACTCTTACACCATCGCCTCCCCAACATACAGCTGCTCTTATACCGAAGATGAAGAGTCCTTCAGATTGTGATCAAATGACATCACACAATCAGGTTAAAGGAGAAAGCCAAACGATCCAAGAGTCCTCCGACTTTATCTCTGAGTTAAGCAACGCTGATTCTTTTAAACGCAAAGCAAGAACGGCCCACCAAATCAAACCCAGCACTTCACCAG aaTCTAGACTACCTTTAGTGGAGATTAAGATGGGAAGCTCCTTCTTGCCTTCGCAAAGCGCGAGCAAAGCAGCCACTCCGAAACGCCCGTCCACAACCTTCAACAGCATACCTCGCCCCACTTCTTCAGCCGAGCCCCCAAAACTGGACTCTCTTCCCAAAGACATAGCTATGGAAAAATACTCTGGATTGCGACTCAG AAAGCCACGTGTGTCATCCAGTGAAATGGACCGCAAAATGGCCGGCAGACGCCTAATCCGTCTGTCGCAGGTGCCGGAGCGCTTGCAGAGGGAGAAGCTGGAGGACAACGACTGGGTGACATTTGGCGTGCTGGTCAGCAAAGCAACACCGCAAAGCAACAGTAGT GGGAAAACATTTAGCGTCTGGAAGTTGAACGACCTTCACAACTTGGACGTGTTTGTGTCGCTTTTGCTGTTCGGCGACGTCCACAAGGAGCACTGGAAAACCGAGCCGGGTACCGTCATCGGACTCCTCAACCCCAACTCCATGAAACAAAAAGACGGCTATGACGGG GTTAGCTTGACAGTCGATCACCCTCAGAAAGTGTTGCTCATGGGTGAAGCTCAAGATTACGGAAGATGCAAAGCCATGAAGAAGAACGGAGAGCCCTGCTCTCAGCTTGTAAACATG TTTGAGTGCGAATACTGCCAGTATCACGTCAAAGCGCAGTACAAGATGATGAGCTCCAAGCGATCCGAGCTGCAGTCGGCGTTTTCTGGAAAGGCGCCCAACAAAATGAAAGGCGTTAGCCTCAGGGATCGCATCTGTCAGAACGGCTTCCACTACGGTGGCGTGTCGTCGGCCGCCTGCACGGAGTCACT ATCCAAAGCCAAAAAACCAGGACAGACAACTCTGGACAAGCTCTTTGTGAGAGGTTCCGCTAGGCACATTCTGGAGGCCAAAATGCTGG CCATGAAGTCTGGCCAAGTTTCCAATTGTTCAAATGAATTCAAGAGTTTGATGTCATCGCCGTCGCCAGGGGCGCTACAGCTCAAGAAGCACTTGACGCAGGGGAATATGGCGG TCTCCAAAGGGTCAGAAGGATCTCCTGTTCAGTCCATCTCTGCTTCCGACCTTttaaagcaacaaaaacaaaagcacagGGAGTTCCTGATGAACCGCCGACGTCAGGAGGGTGGGACTCCTAAGTCGACCCCGTCATCTTTAGCATCATCCCCAAAAGCGGCCACGGTCGTCCCCAAGACCGCTGGCGGCCCTGCCACGCCGCAAACCCCCATGCTAGGCAGAGGCCTGGCAAAAGGCGAGGACATAGTTTTCTTTGACGCCAGCCCGTCTCCAAGGCCGGTCGTCTCGGCCGCCAAGATGGCTGCTCTCAAGAAACTGAAAGCGAAGGGGATGGCGCTAGCAAAGGAGGACCCCAACGCCGTGAAGAGGAAGAGGACCAGCAGCAGCGAGATCAGCGCACGTGTGGACAAGAACCTCACGTCGCCTGACG AATCTGGGGAGGCTGATTTGGAGCCGGTGGAGAAAAGAAGGCGAGATGAGCTCAGCTTCGTTCAGTCCGAAGCATTTCAAAACATCCTCAACGCCAAATCCATCCATGGAGCCGCAATACAGGCG GCTGAATATCAGATACAGGAAGACTACTTTAATGTGCTAGTAAAGAAGGAGCAGATGGAGGAGAAAATGAGGGGAGTCCGAGAGATGAAGTGCCGTGCCGTTTGCTGTAAAAAG TGTAAGTACACTTACTTCAAAGCGGCGGACCGCTGCGTGGGGGAGAATCACCCACTCCACTGGCACGACGCCGTCAAACGTTTCTTTAAGTGTCCTTGCGGACAAAGAGCCATTGCGCTTGACAGATTGCCACACAAACACTGCAG TAATTGTGGTCTGTTTAAATGGCAACGTGATGGAATGCTCAAG GAGAAATCTGGACCAAAAATTGGCGCAGAGCTTCTCAAACCTCGAGGGGAGGAGCACGGAAGATTCCTAACCAGTCTTAAGTAG